The following proteins are co-located in the Haloarcula rubripromontorii genome:
- a CDS encoding DUF7537 family lipoprotein: MARVAGWQLLVLTVVVTAGCGGLGFSGDDGSPPPVTPAPVPTDSATAYPAGVGPTGVTSPSLLGSAHGDRLNGTGYTLTMTRTVRYANGSLRSHLRVHVALDRNRTHLANISVRGHAAPVLLGRPPATASFWSDGDTYLRRLVRDNQTVYNEYDPPDSYAGTWQYWVHTAALNGRPAADVTRTVAPFHTRTSRSERSDEAVYVISGDRLRDNATSTVWTSRENATLVAHVTRAGLVRDYRTEYTTVTDGGDLVTVTRTVRFTGVGNTTVGPPPWRDRAQSTPG, encoded by the coding sequence ATGGCAAGGGTCGCAGGGTGGCAACTACTCGTCCTCACCGTCGTCGTTACCGCGGGCTGTGGGGGACTCGGGTTCAGCGGCGACGACGGCTCGCCCCCGCCGGTGACGCCTGCTCCGGTGCCGACCGACTCTGCGACCGCGTATCCGGCCGGCGTTGGACCGACGGGTGTCACCAGCCCATCTCTACTTGGGTCTGCACACGGCGACCGCCTCAACGGAACCGGGTACACGCTGACGATGACCCGCACCGTCAGATATGCAAACGGGTCGTTGCGATCCCACCTTCGAGTCCACGTCGCGCTTGACAGGAACCGGACGCATCTCGCTAACATCTCTGTCCGTGGCCATGCAGCCCCAGTTCTCCTCGGCCGACCGCCGGCGACTGCGTCGTTCTGGTCTGACGGCGACACGTATCTCCGCCGACTCGTACGCGACAACCAAACGGTCTACAACGAGTATGACCCGCCGGACAGCTACGCCGGTACGTGGCAATACTGGGTCCACACCGCCGCGCTGAACGGGCGTCCCGCCGCCGACGTCACTCGGACCGTTGCTCCGTTCCACACTCGGACCTCGCGGTCCGAGCGGTCCGACGAAGCGGTCTACGTCATCAGCGGTGACCGGCTGCGGGACAACGCAACGTCGACAGTGTGGACGAGTCGGGAGAACGCGACGCTCGTCGCCCATGTCACTCGGGCAGGACTCGTCCGCGACTACCGGACCGAGTACACGACGGTCACGGACGGTGGCGACCTCGTCACTGTCACCCGGACTGTGCGGTTTACCGGAGTTGGGAACACGACGGTCGGGCCGCCGCCGTGGCGTGACAGGGCACAGTCGACTCCCGGCTGA
- a CDS encoding nucleoside recognition protein, whose product MQSLVAAVLGHPAVSVLGEVAVRVLRITVFLSLGVFLAELAVAFGLVEKIAVVSRYLTSPANLPDEVGTAILTTTASTTAGYGMLADFRESGALSDRATLVAVTINTFFGFAQHIITFYAPILIPILGFRVGVLYVTTRGLIALAITLTGIAAGAVLLDPANVGRSAAGAGPAPDGGTADDPGDVFDERPATRRAAVRTAFDATAEKVRDILPRLAAIYAVVSLLVAYGDELLALAGSDGASVTAAADGFAGLLGLPGAAIPVIAAYALDTTSGATVIAPLIRNGTFTARTAVATMLVGGIISFAVSTFKRSIPFQYGIWGREFGSKVIVVNTGLKIVWIALALVVLL is encoded by the coding sequence GTGCAGTCGCTTGTCGCCGCTGTCCTCGGACACCCGGCCGTCTCGGTTCTCGGTGAGGTCGCCGTCCGCGTCCTGCGCATCACCGTCTTCCTCTCGCTGGGGGTGTTCCTCGCGGAACTGGCCGTGGCGTTCGGCCTCGTCGAGAAAATCGCCGTCGTCTCCCGCTATCTCACGTCGCCAGCGAACCTCCCCGACGAGGTCGGGACCGCCATCCTGACGACGACGGCCTCGACGACCGCCGGCTACGGCATGCTGGCCGACTTCCGGGAGTCCGGCGCGCTGTCCGACCGCGCGACGCTCGTCGCCGTCACCATCAACACCTTCTTCGGCTTCGCCCAGCACATCATCACGTTCTACGCGCCGATACTCATCCCCATCTTGGGGTTCAGAGTCGGCGTGCTGTACGTCACCACCCGCGGGCTCATCGCGCTGGCGATTACGCTGACCGGCATCGCCGCGGGCGCGGTCCTGCTGGATCCGGCCAACGTGGGCCGTTCGGCCGCCGGCGCGGGCCCGGCCCCCGACGGCGGGACGGCCGACGACCCCGGGGACGTGTTCGACGAGCGCCCGGCCACCCGCCGGGCGGCCGTCAGGACGGCCTTCGACGCGACGGCCGAGAAAGTCCGGGACATCCTGCCGCGGCTAGCGGCCATCTACGCCGTCGTCTCCCTGCTCGTGGCCTACGGTGATGAACTACTAGCGCTGGCCGGCAGCGATGGCGCGTCCGTGACTGCCGCCGCCGACGGGTTCGCCGGCCTGCTCGGCCTGCCCGGGGCGGCCATCCCCGTCATCGCCGCCTACGCGCTCGATACCACCTCGGGAGCGACGGTCATCGCCCCGCTCATCCGGAACGGGACGTTCACCGCACGGACCGCCGTGGCGACGATGCTCGTCGGCGGCATCATCTCCTTTGCCGTCTCGACGTTCAAGCGCTCGATTCCGTTCCAGTACGGCATCTGGGGCCGGGAGTTCGGCTCGAAGGTCATCGTCGTCAACACGGGGCTGAAAATCGTCTGGATCGCGCTGGCGCTGGTCGTACTCCTGTAG
- a CDS encoding CBS domain-containing protein — MLVPLPVREIMRTPVETIGPDAPVIEAAKRLRDKDIGSLVVESDGDCVGIITESDIVAVTAAEGDTRALSVGDVMAETLVTVGPDVDIETAVDRLRTNNVKKLPVIEEGELVGIVTTTDISDYIPHLARAGGATGEPSQRERFTRPDTLYEDEDWTFESYGTVDGIDVGDHVQFSKTITQGDVEAFAEASGDTNRLHLDAGFAAGTRFGRRIVHGTLVSGLISAALARLPGLTIYLSQELSYQGPVDIDEEVTARCEVVERIQDNRFRLATAVDDSEGNCVIEGDAVVISDPIPDTA, encoded by the coding sequence ATGCTCGTCCCGCTGCCAGTCAGGGAAATCATGCGGACACCGGTCGAGACCATCGGCCCCGACGCCCCCGTCATCGAGGCCGCGAAGCGCCTCCGCGACAAGGACATCGGCTCGCTCGTCGTCGAGTCCGACGGTGACTGTGTCGGCATCATCACGGAGAGCGACATCGTCGCCGTCACCGCGGCCGAGGGGGACACCAGGGCGCTGTCGGTCGGCGACGTGATGGCCGAGACGCTGGTGACGGTCGGTCCCGACGTGGACATCGAAACGGCCGTCGACCGGCTCCGGACGAACAACGTCAAGAAACTGCCCGTCATCGAGGAGGGCGAACTTGTCGGGATTGTCACAACGACCGATATCTCGGACTACATCCCGCATCTCGCGCGGGCGGGGGGAGCGACCGGCGAGCCGTCACAGCGAGAGCGGTTCACCCGGCCGGACACGCTGTACGAGGACGAGGACTGGACCTTCGAGAGCTACGGGACTGTCGACGGTATCGACGTAGGTGACCACGTCCAGTTCAGCAAGACGATAACGCAGGGCGACGTGGAGGCCTTCGCCGAGGCGAGCGGCGACACGAACAGGCTCCACCTCGACGCGGGGTTCGCGGCGGGGACCCGGTTCGGCCGCCGAATCGTTCACGGAACACTCGTCTCCGGCCTCATCAGCGCCGCCCTAGCCCGGCTCCCCGGGCTGACCATCTACCTCTCGCAAGAGCTGAGCTATCAGGGACCCGTCGACATCGACGAGGAGGTCACGGCCCGCTGTGAGGTCGTCGAGCGCATTCAGGACAACCGGTTCCGACTGGCCACGGCCGTCGACGACTCAGAGGGGAACTGCGTCATCGAGGGCGATGCCGTCGTTATCTCCGACCCGATTCCGGATACGGCCTGA
- a CDS encoding magnesium transporter, whose translation MAEFASQWSVSGIVRTMFPILVVLTAIELGSGLVLDTFEGTLLQYPSLLVLVPVTIGMAGNLGSILAARFSTAFHLGLLSFTPTDDRLAGNAIATLALAVTLFPLVGAGAWLLQTVIGGAALPLRTVVLVALVSGGLLAVLAIVVTTVTTYAAYRFELDPDDVVIPVVTNVCDVLGVVVLFGAVRVFV comes from the coding sequence ATGGCGGAGTTCGCCTCCCAGTGGTCGGTGTCGGGCATCGTCCGGACGATGTTCCCCATCTTGGTCGTCCTCACCGCTATCGAACTCGGGAGCGGCCTCGTGCTCGATACCTTCGAGGGAACACTACTGCAGTATCCGTCGCTGCTCGTCCTCGTCCCGGTGACAATCGGGATGGCGGGCAACCTCGGCAGTATCCTCGCGGCGCGGTTCTCGACGGCGTTTCACCTCGGCCTCCTGTCGTTTACGCCGACCGACGACCGGTTGGCCGGCAACGCCATCGCTACGCTCGCTCTCGCGGTGACGCTGTTCCCGCTCGTCGGTGCCGGCGCGTGGCTCCTCCAGACCGTTATCGGCGGCGCTGCGCTCCCGCTTCGGACGGTCGTGCTGGTCGCGCTCGTCAGTGGGGGTCTGCTTGCAGTGCTGGCCATCGTCGTGACGACGGTGACGACCTACGCCGCCTACCGGTTCGAACTGGACCCCGATGACGTGGTCATCCCCGTCGTCACGAACGTCTGTGACGTGCTGGGCGTGGTGGTGCTGTTCGGTGCCGTCCGCGTGTTCGTGTGA
- a CDS encoding lamin tail domain-containing protein: MRWPVFGFVVVLVVAAGCSGFAGSSSQPTGTAVDGQSAVDVPHATVTVTVTAVVDGDTIQIAYENGTGDTIRLVGVDTPEVHTETDPAEFEGVPETDAGVSCLRGAGTDASSFAKQHLLGETVGLAFDPNLDRRGYYDRLLAYVVHDEALFNYRLVETGHARVYDSEFTRAERFYTAEDDARSDRRGLWRCTNPSAVTRTAIADGGTITESPGGLAIAEIHSDAAGNDNENLNDEYLTLTNTGDEPLDLSGWTVSDAVGHRYTFASLTLVPNGSVTLYTGRGTDTGTERYWGRNGAVWNNDADTVSVRNASGETVLRQSY, from the coding sequence ATGCGCTGGCCCGTGTTCGGTTTCGTCGTTGTTCTCGTGGTGGCTGCCGGCTGTAGCGGCTTCGCCGGCTCGTCGTCGCAGCCGACGGGGACCGCTGTTGACGGCCAGTCAGCAGTCGATGTGCCACACGCAACTGTCACCGTTACCGTCACGGCCGTCGTCGACGGCGATACGATACAGATTGCCTACGAGAACGGGACTGGCGACACGATCCGACTCGTCGGCGTCGACACCCCCGAAGTCCACACCGAGACCGACCCCGCAGAGTTCGAGGGTGTTCCCGAGACGGACGCCGGTGTGTCCTGCCTCCGCGGGGCCGGCACGGACGCGTCGTCGTTCGCCAAACAGCACCTGCTGGGCGAGACGGTCGGGCTCGCGTTCGACCCGAACCTGGACCGGCGCGGCTACTACGATAGGCTACTGGCCTACGTTGTTCACGACGAAGCGCTGTTCAATTACCGACTCGTCGAGACTGGCCACGCGCGGGTCTACGACAGCGAATTCACGCGAGCCGAGCGGTTTTACACGGCTGAGGACGACGCCCGCTCCGACCGGCGCGGGCTCTGGCGCTGTACGAACCCGAGCGCGGTGACTCGCACGGCTATCGCCGACGGTGGAACTATCACTGAGAGTCCCGGCGGACTCGCGATCGCCGAAATTCACTCCGACGCGGCCGGCAACGACAACGAGAACCTGAACGACGAGTACCTCACGCTCACCAACACTGGCGACGAACCGCTCGATCTCTCCGGATGGACGGTCAGCGATGCTGTGGGGCACCGGTACACGTTTGCGAGCCTGACTCTCGTCCCGAACGGCTCGGTCACCCTCTACACTGGTCGCGGCACCGACACTGGGACCGAGCGGTACTGGGGCCGGAACGGCGCAGTCTGGAACAACGACGCCGACACCGTTAGTGTCCGAAACGCCAGCGGTGAGACGGTCCTCCGGCAGTCGTACTGA
- a CDS encoding GNAT family N-acetyltransferase, giving the protein MDAVERPTFETSAAMEVYQYVERHGTAARHRVREAVDLSPESFEETLTHLLSKGYIEDDGGTLTLALDVGSVEQHTTNGLTYTIRPARNDDFEGLVQTIRNVSSDGTYVVAESVAEQLLYEDAVTRHNTVESRVFFVATVDGEVIGWCHLDIPQLDKLRETAQLTVGVREEQRGQGIGSQLMDRGLDWARANGYRKLYNSVPAITENAMVFLEEHGWHTEGIRRNHYTVDGEQVDEVMMAYTFD; this is encoded by the coding sequence ATGGACGCTGTTGAACGGCCGACTTTCGAGACAAGCGCGGCGATGGAGGTGTATCAGTACGTCGAGCGACACGGGACGGCGGCGCGACACCGGGTCCGCGAGGCGGTGGACCTGTCGCCGGAGAGCTTCGAAGAGACCCTGACACACCTCCTGTCGAAGGGGTACATCGAGGACGACGGCGGGACCCTGACGCTGGCGCTCGATGTCGGCTCCGTCGAGCAACACACCACGAACGGGCTGACTTACACGATTCGGCCGGCCCGCAACGATGACTTCGAGGGACTCGTCCAGACGATTCGGAACGTCTCCAGCGACGGCACCTACGTCGTCGCCGAGAGCGTCGCCGAACAGTTACTCTACGAGGACGCTGTCACGCGGCACAACACGGTCGAATCGAGAGTGTTCTTCGTCGCCACAGTAGACGGCGAGGTCATCGGCTGGTGTCACCTCGACATCCCGCAACTGGACAAGCTCCGCGAGACGGCCCAGCTCACCGTCGGCGTCAGGGAGGAACAGCGGGGGCAGGGCATCGGCAGCCAGCTCATGGACCGCGGGCTGGACTGGGCGCGGGCCAACGGCTACCGGAAGCTGTACAACAGCGTGCCGGCGATAACGGAGAACGCGATGGTGTTCCTCGAAGAGCACGGCTGGCACACCGAGGGAATCCGGCGGAACCACTACACCGTCGACGGCGAGCAAGTCGACGAAGTGATGATGGCCTACACGTTTGACTGA
- a CDS encoding branched-chain amino acid ABC transporter permease, whose protein sequence is MTLLADILTILLNGLQQGAIYVLLAVGLSIILGTLKFVNFAHGALYLVGAYLGLFITGQVPLNNGQLAEWGIQSYGIGLGFIAALIIVPIVVFVVGLLMERFVAQAFYDRPDTDQILVTFGLAIIVQELLRALLGGNSQPFPQPSWASGPIALPVVGNFPRWRLGVIAITAVLVLGVYGLVEYTDFGLIVQAGTLDGEMVRLLGIKLSRPYLVVFGIGAALAGVAGVVGGPLANVNPNIGTEQLVPAFLTVVIGGVGKIEGAVVAGLMLGTLQVLLIQTGYAAWSQVGIYALAALVLLVRPQGLLGSEVDVS, encoded by the coding sequence GTGACGCTACTCGCGGACATCCTCACTATCTTACTAAACGGGTTGCAACAGGGTGCGATTTACGTCCTACTCGCGGTTGGACTGTCGATTATCCTCGGGACACTGAAGTTCGTGAATTTCGCCCACGGGGCACTGTACCTCGTCGGCGCGTATCTGGGGCTGTTCATAACTGGCCAGGTCCCGCTGAACAACGGCCAGTTAGCGGAGTGGGGCATCCAGTCATACGGCATCGGACTGGGGTTCATCGCCGCACTGATCATCGTGCCGATTGTCGTGTTCGTCGTCGGCCTCCTGATGGAGCGGTTCGTCGCACAGGCGTTCTACGACCGCCCCGACACTGACCAGATTCTCGTGACCTTCGGGCTCGCAATCATCGTCCAGGAACTGCTCCGGGCGCTGCTTGGCGGAAACAGCCAGCCGTTCCCACAGCCTTCGTGGGCATCCGGCCCGATCGCGTTGCCCGTCGTTGGGAACTTCCCGCGCTGGCGACTCGGCGTCATCGCGATTACGGCAGTCCTCGTCCTCGGCGTGTACGGCCTCGTCGAGTACACTGACTTCGGACTCATCGTCCAGGCCGGTACCCTCGACGGTGAGATGGTTCGCCTCCTGGGAATTAAACTGAGCCGGCCGTACCTCGTCGTGTTCGGCATCGGTGCCGCGCTCGCTGGCGTGGCTGGCGTCGTCGGCGGCCCGCTCGCCAATGTCAATCCCAACATCGGGACTGAACAGTTGGTTCCGGCGTTCCTGACCGTCGTTATCGGCGGCGTCGGGAAAATAGAGGGGGCCGTCGTGGCCGGGCTGATGCTTGGAACCCTGCAGGTGCTTCTCATCCAGACCGGCTACGCCGCCTGGAGTCAGGTCGGTATCTACGCGCTCGCGGCGCTCGTCTTGCTGGTGCGTCCGCAGGGTCTGCTGGGCTCGGAGGTGGATGTCTCATGA
- a CDS encoding magnesium transporter, with amino-acid sequence MTVREVALEAYRESLPVLALSAVGGLFAGVVLGGMDAELQDVAGLLVLVPALLATRGNVYGSLGARLGSALHQGLINPQFSFDDDRINAAVAAALANGVLISGVAAVMAVALLALVGRPSAPLTTLVAIALIAGFVSGLLLTIAVVSVVFMGYRRGLNPDTLAGPVVTTTGDVVGIATLLGATRLVLALGGG; translated from the coding sequence ATGACTGTCCGCGAGGTGGCACTCGAAGCCTACCGGGAATCGCTCCCGGTACTGGCGCTCAGTGCAGTCGGTGGCCTCTTCGCGGGCGTCGTCCTCGGCGGCATGGACGCGGAGCTACAGGACGTTGCGGGACTGCTTGTACTCGTCCCGGCGCTGCTTGCCACCCGCGGGAACGTCTACGGCTCGCTTGGGGCGCGTCTGGGATCGGCACTTCATCAGGGCCTCATCAATCCGCAGTTCTCCTTCGACGACGACCGCATCAATGCCGCCGTCGCGGCGGCACTGGCAAACGGTGTGCTCATCAGCGGGGTCGCTGCGGTGATGGCCGTCGCCCTGCTCGCGCTGGTCGGTCGACCGTCGGCCCCGCTCACAACCCTCGTCGCCATTGCGCTCATCGCGGGCTTCGTCTCCGGGCTGTTGTTGACCATCGCTGTCGTTTCCGTCGTGTTTATGGGCTACCGCCGCGGACTCAATCCGGATACGCTGGCCGGCCCGGTCGTGACGACAACCGGCGATGTGGTCGGCATCGCGACGCTGCTGGGCGCGACCCGCCTCGTTCTCGCGCTGGGAGGTGGCTGA
- a CDS encoding branched-chain amino acid ABC transporter permease, translated as MSDEPGDATATAAADAETEVTGGLADRWASFRDREISTVLLTVVGVAVFPFLFNNYLNGYTQLATLVLIYGIFAVGFDILLGYTGLLSFGHAVFFGGAAYAAGIFSASVSSSPLLVLFAGTAFAVLMAWVVGFLSLRRGGIYFAILTLTFGQMSFYLAASPLAFLTNGENGFTSVDIGSLLGVIDIHGGVPFPLSMLVDNMLYVFVAVMTVLSVAMANRILHSPYGTVFRAIRENERRAEFVGLDVWRYKLMAFIISAAFAGIAGSLFAIEGNYVPLESLYWTESGRVVIMTVLGGVGSLFGPLFGAGLYLYIENIVSGFETLGPFWHLILGIVFVVAVVLFPNGIWGGIDYLRDMVVGGEDE; from the coding sequence ATGAGCGACGAACCGGGCGACGCGACCGCAACGGCAGCGGCCGACGCCGAGACAGAGGTCACCGGCGGCCTCGCCGACCGGTGGGCCAGCTTCCGCGACCGGGAGATATCGACGGTACTACTCACAGTCGTGGGCGTGGCCGTCTTCCCGTTCCTCTTCAACAATTACCTCAACGGCTACACGCAGCTGGCGACGCTGGTTCTCATCTACGGCATCTTCGCCGTCGGGTTCGATATCCTGCTGGGGTACACCGGCCTGCTGTCGTTCGGTCACGCCGTCTTCTTCGGAGGCGCAGCCTACGCCGCCGGTATCTTCAGCGCGAGCGTCAGCAGTTCGCCGCTGCTCGTGCTGTTCGCCGGCACGGCGTTTGCGGTACTGATGGCGTGGGTCGTCGGGTTCCTGTCGCTTCGCCGCGGCGGCATCTACTTCGCCATCCTGACGCTGACGTTCGGCCAGATGTCCTTTTACCTGGCGGCGTCGCCGCTTGCCTTCCTCACGAACGGCGAGAACGGCTTCACCTCCGTGGACATCGGGAGCCTGCTGGGCGTCATCGACATCCACGGCGGCGTGCCGTTCCCGCTGTCGATGCTGGTCGACAATATGCTGTACGTGTTCGTCGCCGTCATGACGGTGCTGTCGGTCGCGATGGCGAACCGCATCCTCCACTCGCCGTACGGGACCGTGTTCCGCGCGATTCGAGAGAACGAGCGGCGAGCGGAGTTCGTCGGCTTGGACGTCTGGCGGTACAAGCTCATGGCGTTCATCATCTCGGCGGCCTTCGCCGGCATCGCCGGGAGCCTGTTCGCCATCGAAGGGAACTACGTGCCACTGGAGTCGCTGTACTGGACGGAGTCCGGTCGGGTCGTCATCATGACCGTGCTCGGCGGCGTCGGGTCGCTGTTCGGGCCGCTGTTCGGTGCCGGCCTGTACCTGTACATCGAGAACATCGTCAGCGGGTTCGAGACGCTCGGCCCGTTCTGGCACCTCATTCTCGGTATCGTGTTCGTCGTCGCTGTCGTCCTCTTCCCCAACGGAATCTGGGGCGGTATCGACTACCTTCGTGACATGGTCGTTGGAGGTGAGGACGAATGA
- a CDS encoding substrate-binding protein has protein sequence MPTNGRSVNRRQLLKSTGVAGVAGLTGLAGCSGGDGGDGGGGDGGDGGDGGGDGGDDYPSLGNFPVEGDTVTFGFNVPQSGPYSSEGQDELRAYELAQKHLNNGGGWVDSFEDLSGDGVLGYTVESVNGDTATDADTARQAASRMINRDDVVMISGGSSSAVAIAVQGLCQQEKVMFMACLTHSNDTTGKDCARYGFREMFNAYMTGQALAPVLESEYGSDNSFYQLYADYSWGQTVQESMNQFLSEIGWEQVDSVPTPLGTSDFSSYLSEAANSGADVLLLDHYGLDGANSVSQAVDAGIDEDMEIVVPLYNRPMAQAAGGSIEGVFGTIAWDSQIDNEASNSFTEVFQNEYDRVPSGPAQLAYAQTLQYAAAAERAGTFYPPEVIRELEDYEYNNIGLGEETMRACDHQAQRAIPVARGLPESEQGDGNFIEIVEVTSRDDVGYGCDSGPAAECELGEYGDE, from the coding sequence ATGCCAACTAATGGCAGATCGGTCAACCGACGACAGTTGCTGAAGAGTACGGGCGTCGCAGGTGTGGCAGGGCTAACAGGACTGGCCGGTTGTTCCGGTGGCGACGGTGGCGACGGCGGTGGTGGCGACGGCGGCGATGGCGGTGATGGTGGTGGCGACGGCGGCGACGACTACCCGTCGCTCGGGAACTTCCCGGTCGAGGGCGATACGGTCACGTTCGGATTCAACGTGCCACAGTCCGGACCCTACTCGTCTGAGGGGCAAGACGAACTCCGGGCATACGAACTCGCTCAAAAGCACCTGAACAACGGGGGAGGCTGGGTGGACAGCTTCGAGGACCTCAGCGGTGACGGCGTCCTTGGCTATACGGTCGAGTCGGTAAACGGTGACACAGCGACCGACGCCGACACTGCCCGACAGGCCGCTTCGCGGATGATAAACCGGGATGACGTGGTGATGATCTCTGGTGGCTCCTCCAGCGCGGTGGCCATCGCCGTCCAAGGCCTCTGCCAGCAGGAGAAGGTCATGTTCATGGCCTGTCTGACCCACTCCAACGACACGACGGGGAAAGACTGCGCCCGGTACGGCTTCCGGGAGATGTTCAACGCGTACATGACCGGACAGGCGCTAGCGCCGGTGCTCGAAAGCGAGTACGGCTCGGACAACTCCTTCTACCAGCTGTACGCCGACTACTCCTGGGGACAGACCGTCCAGGAGTCGATGAACCAGTTCCTCTCGGAGATCGGCTGGGAGCAGGTCGATAGCGTGCCGACGCCGCTCGGGACCAGCGACTTCTCGTCGTACCTCTCGGAGGCGGCAAACAGTGGCGCTGACGTGCTGCTGCTCGACCACTACGGGCTGGACGGCGCGAACTCCGTCTCTCAGGCCGTCGATGCCGGTATCGACGAAGACATGGAGATCGTCGTTCCGTTGTACAACCGCCCGATGGCACAGGCCGCCGGTGGCTCTATCGAGGGCGTGTTCGGCACGATCGCCTGGGACTCCCAGATTGACAACGAGGCGTCGAACTCCTTCACCGAGGTGTTCCAGAACGAGTACGACCGCGTCCCGTCCGGACCGGCACAGCTGGCCTACGCCCAGACGCTCCAGTACGCGGCCGCCGCCGAGCGGGCAGGCACTTTCTACCCGCCGGAGGTCATCCGCGAACTAGAGGACTACGAGTACAACAACATCGGCCTCGGCGAGGAGACGATGCGGGCCTGCGACCACCAAGCCCAGCGAGCGATTCCAGTTGCCCGCGGACTCCCGGAAAGCGAACAGGGCGACGGGAACTTCATCGAAATCGTCGAAGTCACGTCTCGGGACGATGTCGGCTACGGGTGTGATTCCGGGCCGGCTGCAGAGTGCGAACTCGGCGAATACGGCGACGAATAG